AAAAGCGGCCACGATATCGCGATCTCCCATAGATACTCTGAGCCTTCTGGCCACGGCAAGCACGATACTATTAATCCTTTCTCCACGAGCTTCAGGGATTCCCGTGATCTCTATATCATTCACTAACAAATCTTGATCAATTGCACGCATATGATTTTTTAGCTGTGTTAGAGTATACTCTAACCCCTTCAGCTTTTGGCGATCGATAAGGTCAACCTTCTGTTCCAACGAATCCATCCTATCATTTACATCGTTTGCTCgtaaggtattttgttttacagaTGCTTTTAGCTCTATGAATGCCCTGGATTTGTTTAGATCCATCTCCTCTGGCGGCTGAGTACGATATCTTTCACTTTGAGATTTGGGAGCATCGGAGCCAAAACCGGACCTTTGTGGCATCTCGCGTCTGGTGTATGGTACCATAGCCATCTGAGGCGTTTCAAATGCTTGAGAATTCTGTGACTTAGCATGATATCCACACAACGCTTCGGCAGTGCAATCGTGGCATTTCCAGTTTTCCCTTGTTTCTTTTTCCATTGCTAAGTATCGCTTCTTGGATATAACTGCACACCacaaatcaaattttatattgcatacAGCACATGCAAGGTAAATCTCATTTCGTTGTAATTTACATTTGCAGCCACCACatactagtttattttttattgtagtggGTGTCATATCAGGTATGAGTAGTTGGTCACTTCAGATTAAACAGTAGAAGACGACCAATAGGTAATAAGAGTGGAAGTAAATACCAGTTCGAATGCCGTAGATGTTGATGCGTGATgaacaataattgtttttcacTGTTATTTAGTACTCAGctattgacaaattattttcaCCCTCACTGTTACTTTACACTTCTGCTTGGTCCTGTTCCAGTGCCTTAATGACTTGCGACAGCTTTACACTAATGTTCACTGTGTATGTACACTACTTCGCTTcactttttatcttatttttaaaacgacAAACGAAATTTTCTTTTGATCTTTATGAAATTCCATTGTGGCCGTGCGGCTGTAAAACAGGGTCAGTGTTCTTTCAGGCCTTAGGAAAAGAGAACCCTCGATGCGTGTTTTGCCTTTCGAAGCTCAGAGGCATCTGCATTTATTCGGCATTTCCGCTGATACCCGCATAGGTATAAAGGTGTGTGTGCAAGCCCTAGAACCCGCGCAGGCCGACGAGCCCCGGGGAGCTGCGCGATTGTCCGTGTGTACATTGCAATGATCCCAGCCATATCCTACCTATTATACGTGTGTGAGTGCGACTGCAAGACTTACATGCACAGTGTCGGTGTGTTGCATGCCTACAACCTATGCGTGTATATTTCGTACGTGTACCCTAGGACTAGCTTAAATTGCGCATGCCTTATGACGTGGAAGGTAATTTGCTCTTTGACAGGTCATTTCAAACTACCAGAAGCGGAAGCATACGTAACTGTTGTCATTTACACATTAGCTATGACTTAAAATAGTTTGTGCGTTATTACCGCACGAACAATCCATACTAGcccgtttaattttaatgcagcCTCAGCTTTTATTCTGtctaatatatagttttttttttcagccgAAGCCCATAGTTGATACTATAAGCGAATCTGAAAAGTATGGTAACACTGGAGACAAGTTTTATGGAGCGGGACAAGTGTTAGTCGGCGGGGCGCAAGGAGTATCCAACATAGTGAATTCTGTTTTAGATGTACGTAATAGATGCAATTAGTATTATGACCTagtttaaatggtttaataGTAACCTTCTAGCTGCTCCATTACGAGcgtgaaaaaactaatattgtcTATTGCACGTTTATATTCAAATGTTGTAGGTATAAGGgagctgtaaaaaaaaatattctataatgcctatataagaatattattgtcAAGTAATGTTCATATGGTAAATTCTTATATGAGATTTGCACACAGGCAACCAGATATTTAGGTAGtctgataaataatttaaacaaatgcaAAAGAAGAAGCCGCCGAAGTATACTTAAGtacttaatgtaaacaaaattagaGGGGCAAATATccatgttcatttatttatgaaagcaTTTCTAGTCggtgttattaattaaaaaaaaactctgctGCTCTTATATCTAAATAAGAAAACCTCAATGAAATCGGTAGGTATATATATAACacacattattttcattattcatcCTCAATTTATTCTTTCAAGTAGATATAGTATACGTATTTACAACTGATAAGATACCTACCTATTGGCAGTTCTCTCGAAACAAGTACTTTCCAAGGCAATAAGCTCAGCAAAAGGGAGCCTTTAGTTGACTTGacgtttaacaataaattgtttttaatacttgGCGCGTAATACCTTGCTGTTTACTTTGCAATATCTCTGATCTCATGACACTCTAACTAGGATTTCCTATACTTCTTCGGTGcaatatagtatttttcaaaataagctATAAAAACACAgcatactttataaaaatatagtattttatggtAAAGCAAAAGAATTGACagatatacatttatttgtaacctatttatttatataaaaaatagtaagtcTAATATTTTTCCATGGTTGCTCAAAATGAGACAGTACTTTCGTGGACACTTGGCAAACATTAATTATGATGTTTCGACATGTTACccaaatcaaatatttagtGAGAAAATACCTCGACTTTTTTCGATTATGGTGCTCATTagagtatttatatttacagatCCCGGGAACCATCCTAAGGAAGATCTCAAGAGTGGCCACAGAGAAGCTAAACAATTTGGGCGGGAAACTCGTTGGGttataatgatttatatcatattaagAGGAAACCGCTAAGTACaatgtagatatattttgtataatttataattatctagaATATAGGACATTTTATACAATCATTGGGAGGGTTAGGTTTTGTACGCTGACATCTATGACCAAATCTAAGGTAGACTCaagagatattttattattacagtttgACGAGTCTTTGTTGAGACAAATTCATAGATATTTAATATCACTAAGAAAatatatgactgcctcggtggcgtagttgtattgcacgtccggtacaatagcgctctgaggtcctgggttcgaatcccgggtcgggtaaagtgatatttggatttttctgctcagtatcagcccggagtctggaatttgtgcccgatatggcgataggctcgccccctatcacatcatgggacggaacatacttggcgaaaagtgggtgccctagttgcgcctctgcataccccctccggggataaaatgcgtgatgttatgtatgtatgtatgtatgtatgtaaaatatattcttcataATTGCTCCACATTTCTGAACCAAGCGCACAgtaaatagatttaataataataaatcgtttttctttctttctttctttctttctaataaaatgtgaaaaacaaataaaaaatatttgtattccgaaaagtttatttcttttaacCATAAAGATAGTTACACTACATCCATAGCAGAAGTAAGTGATGGTAGAAATGGAAAATCCAGCGCAATACATATTGTTCAGCTGAACATGATATCAATCTCAACGGCACATGTAAAGACAAAACTGACATTCGTGAAACTACTTCAAAGtaaataacagtaaaaaatactGATCAATTTCCACAAATGCGTAACaactaaatcaaataaatcGTACCGAGGGCTGTTAAAATATTGCGTATGTTAATAATGTATcaacaaacaaataacaatgtTCGCGCAACAAAAATGATGACATGCACGAAGGCAATTCGGCTTACCAGCTAAATGTCCCAGTGCCAACATGTGCACAGTGACTTTAGttagtttatattacaaaacgGAAGCGAATATCTACGATTAATCGTAACAAAATGTATCCATGCGCTGTTTTAGATAAAACTTGAAGTGAAAACCAAGACCGGATATTTCTggcttacattaaaaatacaaaaaacttatTGTAAACAGAATCGgcaaattaacaatttgtaaCTAATAACTGAGTCGATAGCTCGCCGAGAATCAACCTCGGTCGACTACTTACACAAATGAAACATGTTCTCAACAGGCTCCTACAACTAGCTTATAATGTAAATGCTATATTTACACAATgccataaaaattaaacaaaaatataactaatacaaataataataacgtacaaatatatatcaatacaaataataatgctGATTTAAAACGAGGAAATTCTTTAGGTatgacatattaaataaaagtatccaTTTATCGACGTCATAGTGCAATTCCGGCAAAGTTATGATGACTAACATTAAGTTGTACGGTTACGTAAGTGTCCATTAGTGAGTCGCGGCCGCATTCCAACAGTAGACAAGACATTAGTGGAGCGCCATCGATGGTCACATAAAGCCTAACTACTTGAACCATTAAAAAACATTGCGTACTGCACCAATATAACGGTTTCCATATCGGTCATTAGCGGACCGAGAGCCCGCCGCGTCTCCGGTGTCCACGACAGCAGCAGCAGGTGTCATCCGTCGGCTCCAATCGACCCATGCAGAAACGAACACAGAAACTAACATCGATAATGATACGATTATTTCATGCATTTATGCAAAGACAATCTTACgctataattgaaaatattaagtatatgatatttaaatatccaCGGCGTGAAATAAATACAGCAACTCTAACGATGTGACTTACAATCCAATGCATAGTTGGTCTCTGTGTGAAGTGACACTCGCGCCGTCAGTTGCGCGACACCACTGTACATCCTTACATTACGCGACCCTATAGGGCGGTACATAAACTAAACTCTCACAGTTATCCTTACCAAAACGTAACTATTTACCACGAACTCAAATCATTgtaaatatagtacaatataaatactttagcTTTTTCAAATGTATCTATTTGAAATTCTTACCAAACGatgtaaaattcaaaatgtgtacaaacattaaaattacaaccGACTACGAgtctgatatttaaaataaaatgtataaagataGTTCCGACATTAAACATGTActtctatttatattaacaccCACAAGCAGTGTGTAATGATTGTGCACAACTACGGATGAAATATGTATTGAGTGTCACCAGATACTATGATAGTCTTCTtgctaaacaaattatataagaaattatttattcactgCATTATGTAAATACGCCAACGTACCAatatacgaataaataaatattttcaattcattGCCATTAAAATCACTTTATATCAAACTCACTAATGCAAGAACGGCCCGAGCGTTACTAAATTCAAAGGCaagcaataaacatatttaaatatgaagaaatacaatgtttaaaatgtgTCATGTCGTGTTGTTTTAGCGCATAGGCCGTCCTTGTTCTGTCATGTAAGAAATTATGAATTcatccaatatttattttcacaaatgtACCAATagaggaataaataaataattaattgcattaaatCGTGTCATATAATATCAAACTTCATTGAATCCATAATGTAGGGCGCCAGAACAAGAACGATCCAAGAAACACTAAACTAAAggcaaaatgtaaaatttatcaagtatgtagacaaataaaaacattaaaatatttaaaatatttccttgtCCTTGCTCTAGGGCcccatttcataaataaaatatattattcctaCAGAatatctgttaaaaataaaatataaagaaattattatttacatattgttatcattttatatCAAACTATGTACGTATTTAGTACGACAATAGTACCTCATAGTCTTGTATAATAAGATGAAACACTTATGTTCGATATTTTAAACCCTATGGATATATGAATCATGTTAAAATGTCATTTAGACATCTCGCAGGCCCGCTGCTCGCGGTCCCGTGCTCCACCTCCACACCATGTTGCCAATCATCCGCCACGCCTTCCCCTTACATCAGAATGTTTTGCATCCGTAGCCACCGTTTGTAGCGACGACATGCCCgtccaatatttaaatataacacttGAGATTACACAATATGTCGATAACAAAACCGCTCTGCTGCAGCGTTCTGCAGTCCATGAGGTTCGCAACGGTTCCATTGCGCATACTAACTACTTGCACGTTACACCGTGTGTACATCTAatcaaaaaattgtaaatgggTTTTACCCCTAATCCTTAATCACTTGTAGGCTATATGTTTAGAATGTAAGATAAAATAGTGTTCTTAGACCGACACCGTTGCCGTCGCAACCGTTCAACATGTTCGTGAAACGCTGATGAAAACATTTCTGATGACTGATTTGTATCAATTTATTTCAGTTCGGGATAATCCAGTACCGAGAAATCTATGGATTTGTCCGATCTTAACCGTCATGGCCTTGTAAGATGTATGGAGCGCACGTTCTCGATGTAGTGTTTATTGTGCGCCATGACGGACTCTTGCACCTTGGGCGGCAGGTCCTCCAGCGCGGGCGCGGTGCCCTCTTCCACGTCGCTTC
Above is a window of Manduca sexta isolate Smith_Timp_Sample1 unplaced genomic scaffold, JHU_Msex_v1.0 HiC_scaffold_443, whole genome shotgun sequence DNA encoding:
- the LOC119193364 gene encoding uncharacterized protein LOC119193364 encodes the protein MEKETRENWKCHDCTAEALCGYHAKSQNSQAFETPQMAMVPYTRREMPQRSGFGSDAPKSQSERYRTQPPEEMDLNKSRAFIELKASVKQNTLRANDVNDRMDSLEQKVDLIDRQKLKGLEYTLTQLKNHMRAIDQDLLVNDIEITGIPEARGERINSIVLAVARRLRVSMGDRDIVAAFRLTLPRPQFAGAVITRPRPIAVTLAHPALKMSLLEAARARPDVSIADLGFYGLPNHFHVNHRLSKYNHQLYHKVKEAARIKKWRFVWSKNGKIFSRGGYRFGNSQIILRS